One genomic segment of Mobula hypostoma chromosome 2, sMobHyp1.1, whole genome shotgun sequence includes these proteins:
- the LOC134342551 gene encoding zinc finger protein 239-like encodes MPFTCSDCGKGFPRSSQLKLHQRVHTNKKPPAQTVGKDSNHHMSEFTLGRGCLPAQTVERDSLSHPTYIDISEFTLGRNHSPAQTGKRFSRASHLQAHQSVHTGEQSCTCSNCGKGFIRFYDLKLHQRVHTGERLFTCSDCGKRFTCSSHLYRHQRVHSGERPFTCSVCGKGFARSSHLQRHQLTHSVNKPFTCSDCGKGFCQSSDLLTHQSVHTGEWLFNCSDCGKGFISSQLKVHQRVHTAEKPFTCSDCGKQFTQLSSLQTHWREAVLLL; translated from the coding sequence ATGCCGTTTacttgctcagactgtgggaagggatttccacggtcatctcaactgaagctaCACCAACGAGTTCACACTAATAAGAAaccacctgctcagactgtgggaaaggattcaaatCATCACatgagcgagttcacactggggagaggctgtttacctgctcagactgtggaaagggattcactttCTCATCCAACTTACAtagacatcagcgagttcacactggggagaaaccattcacctgctcagactgggAAGCGATTCAGTCGTGCATCTCACCTGCAGGCacatcagtcagttcacactggggagcagTCGTGCACCTGCTCAaattgtgggaaaggattcattcGGTTCTATGATCTGAAactacatcagcgagttcacactggggagaggctattcacctgctcagactgtgggaagcgattcactTGTTCATCTCACCTCTacagacaccagcgagttcactctggagagaggccattcacgtGTTCCGTGTGTGGGAAAGGGTTTGCtcggtcatcccacctacagagacaccagttaACTCACAGTGTGAacaaaccattcacctgctcagactgtggaaagggatttTGTCAGTCATCAGACCTACTGACACACCAGTCGGTTCATACGGGGGAGTGGTTGTTCaactgctcagattgtgggaaaggattcatatCATCTCAACTgaaagtacatcagcgagttcacactgcggagaagccgttcacctgctcagactgtggtaaACAATTCACTCAGTTATCCAGCCTGCAGACACACTGGCGAGAGGCCGTTCTCCTGCTCTGA